A region of Lentimicrobium sp. L6 DNA encodes the following proteins:
- a CDS encoding PD-(D/E)XK motif protein, translating into MSRIKEIWNSQAASFKNEVIRHRVEDIKYLKCCIGTVSVSKAKIFTLEIDPQVKVHPNYLKRFIGVEVQVLQINEHQKELVLILLEEELADVFVMFIEDIIQSLADVKNSEDALLIISNRINYWRKLFGKFTNGLLSSQQQRGLYGELYFLKLLLELDGINKDKIINAWQAPDGANQDFYFNGIAVEVKTSIANTPSIKIANEFQLDIDELKILFISFYKLNEYPNGENTLFNIITEIRNILNLFVNLKREFNLKLEILGISLETESEYDKIGYSISRELYYKVTDNFPRITSEIINQAISKVSYEISPIACVDFEVDINEITKEII; encoded by the coding sequence ATGAGTAGAATTAAAGAAATATGGAATAGTCAGGCAGCTTCATTTAAAAATGAAGTTATAAGACATAGGGTAGAAGATATCAAGTACTTGAAATGCTGTATTGGAACAGTGTCTGTATCTAAAGCTAAAATATTCACTTTAGAGATAGACCCACAAGTAAAAGTACATCCAAATTATTTAAAGCGTTTTATAGGTGTTGAGGTGCAGGTTCTGCAAATAAATGAACACCAAAAGGAGCTTGTCCTAATTCTCTTAGAAGAAGAGTTAGCTGATGTGTTTGTTATGTTTATAGAAGATATTATTCAGAGTCTCGCAGATGTGAAAAATTCTGAAGATGCTCTATTAATCATTTCAAATCGTATCAATTATTGGAGAAAACTATTCGGGAAATTTACAAATGGATTATTAAGTTCACAGCAACAAAGAGGCCTATATGGAGAATTATATTTTTTAAAGCTTCTGCTTGAGCTAGACGGGATTAATAAAGATAAAATTATTAATGCTTGGCAAGCTCCCGATGGGGCTAATCAAGATTTTTATTTCAATGGAATCGCCGTGGAAGTTAAAACTTCTATTGCAAATACGCCCAGCATTAAAATAGCAAATGAATTTCAATTAGATATTGACGAGCTGAAAATATTGTTTATTTCATTCTATAAGTTAAACGAATATCCTAACGGGGAAAATACCCTTTTTAATATCATAACAGAAATAAGAAATATACTTAACCTATTTGTTAATTTGAAGCGAGAGTTCAATCTTAAATTGGAAATTCTTGGGATTTCTCTGGAAACAGAGTCAGAATATGATAAAATCGGATATTCTATTTCAAGGGAACTATATTATAAAGTTACTGATAATTTCCCTAGAATTACTTCCGAAATAATTAATCAAGCAATTTCCAAAGTGTCTTATGAGATTTCTCCTATTGCCTGTGTGGATTTTGAAGTAGATATTAATGAGATTACTAAAGAAATAATATAA
- a CDS encoding Z1 domain-containing protein, whose protein sequence is MSHFESARNIAHVLLQKYKKKDIVNATIAIEVENIFLMPGFDSLDKEELISQLEADFDIYSKEATLLVAEDVLPWLYDEKSKINPELWNRYKIYMNQKDASFPMGSLDDITDKILDKCVNPKVKGRWDRRGMVVGNVQSGKTANYTGLINKATDAGYKLIIVIAGIHNSLRAQTQSRIDEGFIGRNSSDFILKQRNIKTGVGYIKAETEIYSYTSSDAKGDFNRNIASRISVPIGGKSPTVLVIKKNKSILENLILWLHQFATTDEKGDNRIFDVPLLLIDDEADNASVNSGSELDIKTINRLIRTLLNLFNQNTFIGYTATPYANIFIPSSWSDTLETIVKDIRMKIGEDLFPRDFIVNIPPPSNYVGAVQVFGYENSDTGEDFEGLDIIRTAEDQEPYFPLKLNSKNKGDLPDDVPSSLKEALKSFILTCAIRRLRGQENKHNSMLIHVALYVAWIDRVAWLVNEIMRDYKLQIRSGQGNLINELKDLFENDFIPTTDNVKDNIAYTDHKIKQHSWDEIILVLNDAVSKIEVRSVHGTKNTRLLEYHNIEDIKYDDYKNGMSVIAVGGNRLARGITLEGLSVSYYLRASRLYDSLMQMGRWFGYRPGYIDLCRLFTTNQLINWYRHITLATEEMRADFDEMAASNKQPVDYRLKIRTHPGILNITAAGKMREHQKILVGFSGKITQTYQLIKNEKIVKNNLNVLNSLLVRLENPKKRYTLSKKLNGLNWENVAPEKVMSFLEGFSTNQPNIRTELLNRYIQKQNSKGLLLDWTIALIINSESENSYEFKYLNGSVVAGLSKRTNTKIGGDSYFTLSKNNIFDPTHRRLDLEMNNKNPKESEVKKIRAKVGKSLLVIYPLDWTVDTKLEDGIPLVGWGLVFPEIKNEEKVEYAARPYSSSFEDTQSDDDIDTDE, encoded by the coding sequence ATGAGTCATTTTGAAAGTGCGAGAAATATTGCCCATGTTCTACTCCAAAAATATAAGAAGAAGGATATTGTAAATGCAACTATAGCGATTGAAGTTGAAAATATTTTTCTAATGCCTGGTTTTGATAGTCTTGATAAAGAAGAATTGATCTCACAATTGGAAGCTGATTTTGATATTTACTCAAAAGAGGCAACTTTATTAGTTGCAGAAGATGTTCTTCCTTGGCTTTATGATGAAAAATCAAAAATAAATCCTGAATTATGGAATAGGTATAAGATATATATGAATCAAAAAGATGCATCGTTTCCGATGGGTTCACTTGATGATATTACAGATAAGATTCTAGATAAATGTGTTAATCCTAAAGTAAAAGGTAGGTGGGATCGAAGAGGAATGGTTGTGGGGAATGTTCAATCAGGAAAAACAGCAAATTACACGGGATTAATAAATAAAGCTACTGATGCTGGATATAAGTTGATTATTGTCATTGCTGGTATTCATAATAGTTTAAGAGCACAGACACAAAGTCGAATTGATGAAGGTTTTATTGGACGAAATAGTTCTGACTTTATCTTAAAACAGCGAAATATAAAAACTGGTGTTGGTTATATTAAAGCAGAAACCGAGATCTATTCATATACTTCATCGGATGCAAAAGGGGATTTTAATAGGAATATTGCTAGCAGAATAAGTGTTCCTATTGGAGGGAAAAGCCCAACTGTTTTGGTTATTAAAAAAAACAAAAGCATTCTTGAAAATCTTATTTTATGGCTTCATCAATTTGCTACAACGGATGAGAAAGGCGACAATAGAATATTTGATGTGCCTTTGCTCCTAATTGATGATGAAGCAGACAATGCTTCCGTTAATTCAGGATCAGAATTGGATATTAAAACAATAAATAGACTAATTCGTACTTTATTAAATCTTTTTAATCAAAATACATTTATTGGATATACAGCCACTCCTTATGCAAATATCTTTATTCCCTCCTCTTGGAGCGATACTCTAGAAACTATAGTTAAAGATATTCGGATGAAGATAGGTGAAGACTTATTTCCACGTGATTTTATTGTAAATATTCCACCACCTTCAAATTATGTTGGTGCAGTACAGGTCTTTGGTTATGAGAATAGCGATACTGGTGAAGATTTTGAAGGATTGGATATAATTAGAACCGCAGAAGATCAAGAGCCCTATTTCCCTTTAAAACTGAACTCGAAGAATAAAGGAGATTTGCCAGACGATGTACCATCAAGTTTAAAAGAAGCGCTCAAATCATTTATTCTTACCTGTGCAATAAGACGCTTAAGAGGGCAGGAAAACAAACATAATTCTATGCTTATTCATGTGGCACTATATGTTGCTTGGATTGACCGCGTTGCATGGCTTGTAAATGAAATTATGCGAGATTATAAACTTCAGATAAGATCAGGGCAAGGGAATTTGATAAATGAATTGAAAGATCTATTTGAAAATGACTTTATTCCAACAACTGATAACGTAAAAGATAATATCGCATATACAGACCATAAAATCAAACAGCATTCTTGGGATGAAATAATATTAGTGTTAAACGATGCTGTTTCAAAAATCGAAGTTCGCTCTGTTCACGGTACAAAAAATACAAGATTACTAGAATACCATAATATTGAAGATATTAAGTACGATGATTATAAGAATGGGATGTCTGTTATAGCCGTTGGTGGAAATCGTCTTGCAAGAGGCATTACATTGGAAGGCTTATCTGTGAGTTATTATTTAAGAGCATCTCGTCTATATGATTCTTTAATGCAAATGGGACGTTGGTTTGGGTACAGACCTGGTTATATTGACTTATGTCGACTATTCACTACAAATCAACTCATAAATTGGTATAGGCATATAACGCTGGCTACGGAGGAAATGCGAGCCGATTTCGATGAAATGGCAGCTAGCAATAAACAGCCGGTTGATTATAGATTAAAAATAAGAACTCATCCAGGAATATTAAACATTACAGCTGCAGGAAAGATGCGAGAGCACCAAAAGATTCTAGTAGGTTTTTCTGGTAAAATAACACAGACGTATCAATTAATAAAGAACGAGAAAATTGTAAAGAATAATTTAAATGTTTTGAATAGTTTACTGGTTCGTTTAGAAAATCCCAAGAAAAGATATACTTTATCAAAGAAGCTGAATGGATTAAATTGGGAAAATGTAGCGCCTGAAAAAGTCATGAGTTTTCTTGAGGGGTTTTCCACTAATCAACCAAATATCCGTACAGAATTGCTAAATCGATATATACAAAAACAAAATAGTAAAGGTTTATTATTAGATTGGACTATTGCTCTTATTATAAATTCTGAAAGTGAAAATTCATATGAATTCAAGTATTTAAATGGCTCTGTTGTAGCAGGTTTATCCAAAAGAACAAATACTAAAATCGGTGGTGATTCTTATTTTACCTTATCAAAAAATAACATTTTCGATCCTACTCATAGAAGATTAGACTTGGAAATGAATAACAAGAACCCAAAAGAATCGGAGGTCAAGAAAATAAGAGCTAAAGTAGGAAAATCATTATTAGTTATTTATCCTCTTGATTGGACGGTTGATACAAAGCTTGAAGATGGTATTCCATTAGTTGGATGGGGTTTAGTCTTTCCTGAAATTAAAAATGAGGAAAAAGTGGAATATGCAGCACGTCCTTATAGTTCTAGTTTTGAAGATACACAATCCGATGATGATATAGACACAGATGAGTAG
- a CDS encoding ATP-binding protein: MLDFTEYISEETPPKAGAMINTFRAFGYNLQTAIADIIDNSISAKSQNIWINYEWNGAESWLTICDDGEGMDVQTLVNAMTPGSKDPNDERDANDLGRFGLGLKTSSFSQCKNLTVASKKNGFNTIKRAWDLDFVNKTGKWSLLDYISNEQYFERLSSQKSGTCVIWEKLDRLIGNSHKENEAARIVFLEELALVESHLSIVFHRFLEKRKFKLWINESLVLPWDPFMKEEDGGQLVSDELLDDGNVHVKCYVLPHISKITAEERILAKTEDWYKLQGFYIYRNERLLLYGDWLGLFTKNEHYKNARILIDIPNKLDHDWKIDIKKATATPSIIIRKDLVRLGKLTRSNAANIYRFRGNQLMLDDSITSFSFQSIWKASKHRDGAINYYINEEHPIVSKILNAQKIEPKELKSLLKLIGNTTPVESIIQNYSENPESIELRNVTKELDTGTAQLAQMMFSSLKISGISKDIAIKQILNIEPFNEFPQLIEILK; the protein is encoded by the coding sequence ATGTTAGATTTTACTGAATATATCTCAGAAGAAACTCCACCCAAAGCAGGGGCTATGATTAATACGTTTCGTGCTTTTGGGTATAATCTTCAAACCGCTATTGCGGATATTATTGACAACAGTATTTCAGCTAAGTCTCAAAATATATGGATAAACTATGAATGGAATGGAGCTGAATCTTGGTTAACCATTTGTGATGATGGGGAAGGTATGGATGTTCAGACATTAGTTAATGCAATGACTCCCGGAAGTAAAGATCCTAATGATGAAAGAGATGCCAATGATCTTGGTCGCTTTGGCCTAGGTTTGAAAACATCTTCATTTTCCCAATGTAAAAACCTGACAGTTGCCTCAAAAAAAAATGGTTTTAATACAATAAAAAGAGCTTGGGATTTAGACTTTGTTAATAAAACTGGAAAATGGTCATTACTTGATTATATATCTAACGAGCAATATTTCGAAAGATTATCTAGTCAAAAGAGTGGAACTTGTGTTATTTGGGAAAAACTTGATCGACTAATAGGTAATTCTCATAAAGAAAATGAAGCCGCTAGAATTGTTTTTCTAGAAGAACTTGCTCTAGTTGAGAGTCATTTAAGTATTGTATTTCATCGTTTTCTTGAAAAAAGAAAATTCAAGTTATGGATAAATGAATCACTCGTTTTACCTTGGGATCCATTTATGAAAGAGGAGGATGGTGGACAATTAGTTTCTGATGAACTTTTGGATGATGGAAATGTTCATGTGAAATGTTATGTGTTACCCCATATTTCAAAAATTACTGCTGAAGAAAGAATTTTAGCCAAGACTGAAGACTGGTATAAATTGCAGGGTTTCTATATTTATAGAAATGAAAGACTCCTGCTTTATGGTGATTGGCTAGGCTTATTCACCAAAAATGAACATTATAAGAATGCTAGGATTTTAATAGATATCCCCAATAAACTTGATCATGATTGGAAAATAGATATAAAAAAAGCTACAGCTACACCATCAATCATAATCAGGAAAGATTTAGTCCGACTAGGTAAGCTCACGAGGTCTAATGCAGCTAATATTTATAGGTTTCGTGGTAATCAATTAATGCTTGATGATTCAATAACAAGTTTCAGTTTTCAATCAATTTGGAAAGCGTCAAAGCATAGAGATGGTGCAATAAATTATTACATTAATGAAGAGCATCCCATCGTTTCGAAAATTCTTAACGCTCAAAAAATAGAGCCTAAAGAATTAAAATCGCTGCTTAAATTAATTGGAAATACAACTCCTGTGGAATCGATTATTCAGAATTACAGTGAGAATCCCGAGAGCATTGAATTAAGAAATGTAACCAAGGAGCTAGATACCGGAACTGCTCAATTGGCTCAAATGATGTTTTCATCTCTTAAAATATCTGGAATTAGTAAAGATATTGCAATTAAACAAATTTTGAATATTGAACCTTTTAATGAATTTCCTCAACTAATTGAAATCTTAAAATAA
- a CDS encoding DNA cytosine methyltransferase, with amino-acid sequence MTKKVTDQPDKYAFPVIDLFAGPGGLGEGFSSIYNKKNERVFSIKLSIEKDYHAHKTLRLRSFYRQFKPQDVPELYYDYIKENDSKKKEELFESLIEKNQKEWQNAENEAWKFELPHEEGYNDQQIKKAHEEIDRRISACLSPKKDWVLIGGPPCQAFSLVGRSRNQLKDNVNKKDHRVFLYKEYLRIIAKHHPAIFVMENVKGLLSAKVDGEKVFTWMKNDLKNPGSVFENLDSPTYKVFSFVKEPDSFDENGFPEYKDDRAFLIKTEKFGVPQKRHRVIFLGIRQDIDASNIKTLEKSELVLLKNVIGSLPKIRSGIGREIIGSKENGKHIYKKIINNQENWEDSVSFYRAKLAEEFKDIKLNKKEQSPSSEGLNFLEFKDAEKENPLKDWYKDPRLTGILNHESRTHLKEDLARYLFSSIYLQKNGDFPKLRDYPEWLLPEHKSAKGGKFADRFRTQRPEFPATTITSHISKDGHYFIHYDPLQCRSLTVREAARIQSFPDNYYFCGARTHQYHQVGNAVPPFLAKQIGDIVISILKKIK; translated from the coding sequence ATGACAAAGAAAGTAACGGATCAACCTGACAAATATGCATTTCCAGTTATAGATCTTTTTGCAGGTCCGGGTGGCTTAGGCGAGGGCTTTTCATCAATTTATAATAAAAAAAATGAAAGAGTCTTTAGTATAAAACTATCAATTGAGAAAGATTACCATGCACATAAAACTTTACGCCTAAGAAGCTTTTACAGACAATTTAAACCACAAGACGTTCCTGAATTATACTATGATTACATCAAAGAAAACGACTCAAAGAAAAAAGAAGAACTCTTTGAATCTTTGATTGAAAAGAATCAAAAAGAATGGCAGAATGCTGAAAATGAAGCTTGGAAATTTGAATTACCTCATGAAGAGGGATATAATGATCAACAGATTAAAAAAGCACACGAAGAAATAGACAGACGAATTTCAGCCTGTTTATCACCTAAAAAAGATTGGGTTTTAATCGGAGGCCCCCCTTGTCAAGCATTTTCACTTGTTGGAAGGTCAAGGAATCAATTAAAAGATAATGTCAATAAAAAAGATCATAGAGTATTTCTATATAAAGAGTATCTAAGAATAATAGCCAAACATCACCCTGCAATCTTTGTGATGGAAAATGTAAAAGGATTATTATCAGCAAAAGTAGATGGAGAGAAAGTCTTTACTTGGATGAAGAATGATCTTAAAAACCCAGGATCTGTATTTGAAAACCTAGATTCTCCGACATACAAAGTATTTTCTTTTGTAAAAGAGCCTGATTCATTTGATGAAAATGGATTTCCGGAATATAAAGACGACAGAGCCTTCCTAATTAAAACTGAAAAATTTGGTGTTCCTCAAAAAAGACATCGTGTAATATTTTTAGGCATTAGACAGGATATTGATGCTTCAAATATCAAAACACTCGAGAAATCCGAACTCGTTTTGCTAAAGAATGTAATCGGGAGCTTACCCAAAATAAGAAGCGGAATTGGAAGAGAAATTATTGGTTCCAAAGAAAACGGCAAGCATATTTATAAAAAAATTATTAATAATCAAGAAAACTGGGAAGATTCCGTTTCCTTTTATAGAGCAAAACTTGCTGAAGAATTTAAAGACATCAAATTAAATAAAAAGGAACAATCGCCAAGTAGCGAAGGGTTAAATTTTCTAGAATTCAAGGATGCAGAGAAAGAAAACCCTTTAAAGGATTGGTATAAAGATCCAAGATTAACTGGAATATTAAATCATGAATCACGCACGCATTTGAAGGAAGATTTGGCTAGATATCTTTTTTCTTCTATTTATTTGCAAAAGAATGGTGACTTCCCCAAATTAAGAGATTATCCAGAGTGGTTATTACCAGAGCATAAAAGTGCTAAAGGTGGAAAATTTGCAGACCGTTTTCGTACACAACGCCCAGAATTTCCTGCAACAACTATAACCAGTCATATATCAAAAGATGGACACTATTTCATTCATTATGATCCATTACAATGCAGAAGCTTAACAGTACGTGAAGCAGCACGAATTCAATCATTTCCTGATAATTATTATTTCTGTGGTGCAAGAACACATCAATATCATCAGGTTGGAAATGCAGTGCCTCCTTTTTTGGCCAAACAGATTGGGGACATTGTAATTAGTATACTTAAAAAGATCAAATAA